The window AATAATGGAATGACATGTGAACATATGCTGCTTGGCTTGTTGATTAGAAGTGTTGCTCCTGCTGCTCGAGTTCTTGGGTTCAAATCATAGCTATTActtttttgttaagaaaaaatGCTTTGCAAGTGAGTTACTTGATTCAAATCCTGTTGAATCGAGTTGACCGAGTCAGTGAGTCGAGTCAGCCGAGTCACGACGAGTTGAGACCAAGAAAGGCTTAGAACCGAGTTTCACAGTGACCGGGCTCAAAATCTTGCCACGCTGAGTTGACTCACACGATTTTCAAGTCAAGCATCAGTTAAGAAAAAATGCTTTGCAAGTGAGTTACTTGATTCAAATCATGTTGAATCGAGTTGACCGAGTCAGTGAGTTGAGTTGACCGAGTTAGTGAGTAGTCGACCGAGTCAGTGAGTCAAGTCAACCCAGTCAGTGAGTTGAGTCGACCGAGTCACAACAAGTTGAGGCGAAGCAAGGCTTAGAACCAAGTTTCACAatgactcagctcaaaatcttGCCAAGCTGAGTTTACTCAAATGATTTTCAAGTGAAGCCACAGTTTAGAACGATGGGTGCAATTTGGTGATCAAACCCaagatttaaaataattaaaaaaaaaaaaaataccatgtTTTTCAACAGACCACCACACCTTTTAAATGGCCACTTGTCAGATGGGCTACTCATGTACAACTGTGAATCATTCAAAAGAAGTTGCCAGGGGTCCATATAGGTAATCTGTGGCATGGCTGATGATTGTACCAGCCTGATTCTTGGTGCCAGAGCATCCAtgcagtagggcccacctgctgagcAGCTTCGATCTCATACATGTGACAAAGGTAACATGCCAGGCAAGCCTTTGCACAATATACGTTGTTTTCAATTatgacaagtgggacccatgcttTGGCATGCCAAAATATCTCCTTGATAGGCCAAGATGTGCATATAAAAGCCACAATCCCATTCAAACTGAAGAAAGCATAGTTTTTCAACCAGGACTCGGCTTGGGACTCGGTCAGAGGTTCTGGGTCGACTGTGAATCCACAGGTTAACAAGGCAGgtcaaaaaatgatttttttattattcttagcataatatatatatatatatatatatatatatatatatatatatatatatatatatatatatatatattaattgatCTCTCAAAATTTACAGATCTGCACCTAAACACTTGCCTGGCCCGTTTCGACTCAGACAGATCAACAGAGTCACACCTTGACTTGGGAAATCAGGCCAAGCCTAGTGTTTCCTGGTTCTCCCGACCTAGCAACCAGGTCATTGACCGAGTCAGTTGGCCTGGCCGAGTCCCAGGTCGACCGGCCTGGCATGCAAGCTATGGAAAAAAGTGCATCGATTgggtggttaggatcttccaatctggaagattttgGGGCATTGTTCATCCATAGCACGGTGCAATAGaataatggtctggattaccgaagaTGGGCCCCATTATCAAAACTCAAATCCATGTATGCTCTTGATAGTCTTGGGTTGCTTATACTATAATTCCTCACTAAAATGAGACTTTCAGAATTCCCAACTACAGAGGCATATTAAGTAGAGAAGTGGTGAGTGAGCATACCAGAGTCTCATGGAACAGTCTAGCACATGTTTTTCTTGTGCTTCTTTCCAAAAGGCAAGCCAAGCTTAACACTCCCTTCTGTTTACCCTCTTCTTGTTTTGAAAAGCAGTTATGCAGATGCTGTGCCACAGTCCTGAAAATTCACATTTTGCATGCAGAAGATAAATGTCAGCTGTTCCAAGAAGAATTTTATCGCTACTATTAAGCATGCAAATTAAACAGAAGCTTCTTCCATCTAACCTGGTTCTAATCAACCATCTATCTGCAATACAATACAAGCTTCGATAAGCACATTTCATGAAGCAAAAACAAGCatttccaaagaaaaaaaaaatttaaaataaaaccaAGCAGCTTAAGACTAACAAGGGTTATTAGGACAATCATACCTTGGTTCCATTGACCCACTTCATGAGAACTAATCTCCTGCATAGAGAAAGATATATCAACACTAATAGCAATCAAGAATTGCATATCGTATCATTCACCACTGAAACAGGGTCGTATCGCCCTATATCGTTTGTTCCAGACCAATATGAGCTCTTATAGCAATATCGTTCATGGACAAAACTGGCATGTATCAGGGACACATGCTGGTTTTAGACAATACTTTCAACCATAATTCTAAATCTCACTGGGTTGACTCATAACTCGACCGAATCAACTCAACTCACTGAGATTTTGAGTCAAGTCACTGGGAACTCAATCCTGGTCCGACTCAATCCTGACTTGGGGTGACTCGTCTAGTCGACTCAACAGGACTCATGTTGACTTGAAGTGAGTCACTTGGTGACTCAGTGTGAATgttaataaaatgaaattaggGAGTAAGGAATCAAACCCACAACCTCTGCCAGAGGGAAGGATGATCTGAACCAACCCACCATTGAGTGGTTTGATAATAGCATTTGTATTTCATAGGAATAGATTCGTAGACCGGGTCGGCTGATACGCTTAAAAATCAGTCTATGTGTTCCTTTCCTATTTCTTTACTTATCATAAATATCTATTCCTATCCCTAAGATTATTAAaactttaattattaaatattgagttcAGGTCTTGGAGTCAACCCGACCCAGCTGAAGATAGAGTAGAAGTCAAGTTTTCAGGTTTCCAAACTATCTTTTAAACCTTGTTAGTAATACTAGCTGACATCCAAGCTGCAGTTTCTGCCATACAGAAATaggagaggaattatatgatcctctgcTAGAGGATATGTATAGTATCCTCGGGCCTTGAGTTGAGTTCAAGGAAGCAGGGCCCAGAGCTCGGTGATTAAcatcattgatctgatgggcctcgCCATGGACGGACCATTGGACCAATGCTgcccaagaaaagaaaagaaaagaaaaataaatcccAGCAGGATAATCCTAATGCTTGGTTAAGGAAGAAAAATACAGCAGCAGTTTGGAGTCAACGGGAAATGGACAAAATAGCTAGGATATTCCAAACTGGGAGATTTTTTTTGCATGGCACATAGATGGTTGGGTCCATCTTATTAAAAGGTCTGGATCACCTAACCATGATCCTCAGATACTACATGTATCCTTGGACAGACTATTTGAGCAACAAACATGCAACAGACAATaaatgtaaaagaaaaagaaatccatTTACCTCATCCATCAGATTCTGCCAAAAATCTGGAGTTCCACTAGCAGGTGGCTCCTCTCCCTCACTTCTGATTGGCGTTCTGAATCTTGCTCCGTTTGAGTTACTGGCTGCAGGAGTAGCAGGCCACTCCTCTCTTTCAATTGGCAGTTCAAATCTCACTTCATTTGAGTTAATGGTTGCAGTAGCCTCTGCAGACATAAATGACGCCGAAGGATTGACAAAAGCATTTCTTGGGGAGACTGCATTATCATCTGACAAGTTCATGTGTGTTTCAAATTCCTCTTCATCTGACTGAGTGGGACCCTCTGCAGGATCCTTTGGTTCCAGACGATCAAAATGATTTCTTGTGAAGAGTGCTTTAAGCTCCGATGAAATACCTGCACCGAGGCAGGAGTTTTAAGATGAGCACGAAATGATACATGATTTCTCAGTTGGGAAGCCATTGATTGGGAACACATGGAAACGATTGGAAACTCACCAGGAGTCAAAGGCTCCAAGAAACTCGTATGTAGATTAGAGATTTTGTTGGCCTTCCAGGCACTGAGTATAGTTTGGGGAGCTTTCCTCCGCACATGTACCAAACtacttgcatcgcatagcccctGCCTCAAAGCCCTAttatacaaatttgaaataaatacaaTTACATCAAATTCTTTAATAGAAATGAAACGGACAACATTTGCAAAACCTGCAATTCGCTTACATTACATTTTTCAGTGATctcctaagggcatgtttggatgccacTAAAAATGTCTTTTACGCATTGTTCTCTCGACAAGCACCAACATGATGTCAGTGCCTGTCAAGAGCATACCAACTGCATGTGCTTTTCTGCAACAAGTCTGATGAACAGTTCGGATTTTCAAAAATATCTCATATTCGGACATGTGTGTAAGAGGCAGTCAAGCAGAACATTGCCAGTTGGGAGGGAGCAGCTTTCCCTATATCTGCATGTCCTTTGGAGATttatggcctgtttgggagcttcaAAAGTACTTGGGTGGAAAATACTTTTCAAGAAAAtgacttccttttcttttttctgattAGGAGTTCACATTTTGGTGAAAACCATTTTCCAAAGTGTTTTCATAgaaaatgttcaaaaaaaaataaaataaaataaaataaaataatcccaGCCCACTGCCTGTTTTTCTCTCTAAATGCTTCCTTGGAAAATAATTTTCAAACAAAATGTGActatgtaaaaagaaaaaagggtggGCATCCAAGCACACCCTAAGGACCTGTTTGTGacgtaggacaactaaccacttgctctaaaagctcaaactgataaagcgtggtgaatcaatctcatttatctcatagcccaggtcaagcccttggctgaacccccctcatggACCCACTTTACATGGGTCCTGCCTCaaacaggccaccccactcgagcttggtgtgaaaatgccctaaCATTAATaactcccggtgaggagtctcaaacataagacctcccactttgataccacttttgaGGTAGGACagctaaccacttgctctaaaagctcgaactaatagagcatggcaaatcaatccctctATGTCATAGCCCATGTCAGGCCCTCGgatgaacccccctcatgggcacACTTCACATGGGTCCCGCCTCACATAAGCCACCCGCCTCAAGTGTGCCCCGCTTTACGCAagccacctcactcgagcccgatgtgaaaatgccattGCGTTAATTTGGTTAGatgtaaatgcatgtaaatgatgaTAAATAAGTAATGATGACTTACTTTAATATTTACAGCAGTAAAGATGCTACAGGCACATTTTGAAAAGAGACTCACATAAACtgtatgaaccccaccatgaagtatgtattttatccacaccatccattcattttgttagatcattttagggcatgagcctaaaaatgaggcacatctaaaacttttgtagccccaaaaagttttcaatggtaggtgttcaatccccactattttctgtggtgtggtccacttgggctttggatctgcctcatcttttggctcatgccctaaaatgatatgaaaaaatgaatggccggcatggatatagcacatacatcatagtggggcccacctattacgAAGTTGAGTTTTGCCTAATTTTTTAGGTGAAAATCCCACTTTAAGCCAAACAGCATGAATTTGTCATAATTATTTGTTTGCCACCATTTACATCCATTTATAGCTCAAATAACAGGCCCTAAAGGATCTTCAGCTGATTTTCAGAAGTGAATAGATTTCATGCAGAATTGTGAGTgggcacacgtgtgtgagattgAGGCCATttcatcaagtgagccctacCAAGAACATACGCTCGCCCAAAAATCACgtccactcatctggtgggccaaagTATATTAAATCTGACCTGTTGATCAGTTTATTTCACATCCTGTTTTTGGGTAAGCCTCACCTGATAAGCTTAGAGAGGCCTAACTTTTGAGCTGAGGGAGATGCAGTCTGGCTCACCTAATGAACAGTCAGGATCTCATGCTCATGAATGTGTGCACCTCAAAGGGGCACATGTTTCAGTTGAGTAGTGGTTTCACAGCATGTAGTAGCCCATCCATCTGTGACTTTTCTAATAAATCGTTGTTTCTTCAAGAATTTTGTGCTTGAGCTATTTAACTTCTAGCTACTGTCATAAAACTGAGGAAGATATTTCTTGCAATCAACATCTCATTGTAAACTTGTAAACCCAGATAGAAGAAAATCATTTTCTATGAAGCAATAACTGCAAGATGTTACTTCTAATCATGATCAAGAAACAGTTGATATGTAAAACAAAGCAGGGGGGAAATCCTGCCTTGGAGTGTTACGGTTACTTACTCATTTGATAACACAATGGTCCCATCGAAGGGACGTTTTCTTTTCCTTGGCTTCCGGTTCCGCTCCTTGTTAGATGGAGTAGGAACAAGCATCACTTCAGGGGTAGCATCAACTGCGTCACAACAGTCCGGTCAAATTGGAGCTGAAGAATAATAACAACGTATGATAGTTGATATGGGTGGAAGAATCATGTGGGAGACTGACTAAATTAagccataatgtatatatattttaaatatcctagaaaattaaaacataaaaaaatttaaaatatgtgAAATACTGAGATACTGTGCTTGGGGATTTTCATGGCATGGCCACGGTGGGCATATTTAGAATGAGTTGGTCTTATACTACCAATGCTCTTGGTAGTGTGAAAGAAGGCCGACACCTCCTGGTGTGCCCCTCCCATGTATATGTGGATTCTCAACATTGAGGGGAGCCGAAGAGGCTACCCTGGAAAATCCAAGATCAGAAGTGTAACTAGAAATCATGGTGAGAAGTCAAGTTAGTATTTTCTGGACCATTGGTTACTGTGATTCAATGAATTTGAAACTACAGACATATTGATGAGGCTGAGGTTGTTTCACAAGTGACTGACGGGCCCAGTCACCGCTGACAGTGATTCTTACAAAGCAATCTTCTGGGCATCCGGGAAGTGAATGGAGAGGttctttttcttactttctttcatGAATCCTGACAAGCGCAACAGTGCAACagtattcatgtagctgacctcaCTTAGTTGGCATAAGCcttcgatgatgatgatgatgattatatggAATTCAGGATTTATCTTCAGGCCTACAGGTTACCCTTTCCTGTATTCTACATATTTCCCTGTAAGGCCATTGAGTTGGTCTACACCCTTACCTAGGAAGGTGGAGATGTGTTCAAACCCCTCATCTGTTATCATAATGGATGGTGTATTCCCTTTCCTTCAGTGCTCCCCCAGGACACCATGCCACTTGTATTCTTATGCTCTTAATAAAAATAGGTTAGGGACTAGGTAGGAAGATCATTTTTCGCCTTAACACATAATTTTCCCCTCTTAGTACTTTCGAATAAAAAGTTTCCTTTATTGATCAACAACAAAGGCCAAATCAAAACCATTTAAAATGGAAACAAAAGTCGGTCATTGTATAATGAAATATGTAGAGAATCTAAGGACTTATCAGACATTGGAAATAAGTCACGCTTGGCACATTACTGGAAATTTAATTTCATCCACCATCACTCCTAATTTTAAAACCATTAAGAATTCTGAGATACTAAGCCGTTCCTTCTTTCAGTGAACGGtatcacttctttttcttttcctgaaAGGCATGAATGATATTTATCAAATTGGATTCAGGTCAAATCTTGATTATTTTTCCGTGAGAATTATATAATTCAATTTAACAACACTTTTAGTAGATGAAGATGTCAACCTAATGGATATGGGAAGTTGTCGGGAGTTTTGGCCGGTGTTCCATCAAGTGGGTTTCCTTCCGTACGAAGGTGAGATTTTTCAATATCTGAAAGAAC is drawn from Magnolia sinica isolate HGM2019 chromosome 5, MsV1, whole genome shotgun sequence and contains these coding sequences:
- the LOC131246304 gene encoding sister chromatid cohesion 1 protein 3-like isoform X4, whose translation is MPEKGREGGEMFYSHCLLSRKGPLGIIWIAAHCYRKLRKQQIAETDISSSVDKIMLAEVLAFRVLGFLLIGVVRIYSKKVEYLYHDCNEALIRIRDPFISGKIGLSKEAQHTSYFPITLPESFELDAFNLEGFEDGHVNHVRPNKEITLQETWADEASQHSSMEKMLYYSEETTAHHEFQPSSLTLADNIFLPDAMDIDLEISDLHNSSGLKESREKLQSTQLHLEGCLNLDMFRGTVELLDLSQCLNEPSDCIEQIKLQEVLSDIEKSHLRTEGNPLDGTPAKTPDNFPYPLVDATPEVMLVPTPSNKERNRKPRKRKRPFDGTIVLSNEALRQGLCDASSLVHVRRKAPQTILSAWKANKISNLHTSFLEPLTPGISSELKALFTRNHFDRLEPKDPAEGPTQSDEEEFETHMNLSDDNAVSPRNAFVNPSASFMSAEATATINSNEVRFELPIEREEWPATPAASNSNGARFRTPIRSEGEEPPASGTPDFWQNLMDEEISSHEVGQWNQDRWLIRTRTVAQHLHNCFSKQEEGKQKGVLSLACLLERSTRKTCARLFHETLVLRSVGYIDVKQDSPYADILLLPTPQIKAMF
- the LOC131246304 gene encoding sister chromatid cohesion 1 protein 2-like isoform X5, with translation MPEKGREGGEMFYSHCLLSRKGPLGIIWIAAHCYRKLRKQQIAETDISSSVGVVRIYSKKVEYLYHDCNEALIRIRDPFISGKIGLSKEAQHTSYFPITLPESFELDAFNLEGFEDGSHVNHVRPNKEITLQETWADEASQHSSMEKRSYLVYMQMLYYSEETTAHHEFQPSSLTLADNIFLPDAMDIDLEISDLHNSSGLKESREKLQSTQLHLEGCLNLDMFRGTVELLDLSQCLNEPSDCIEQIKLQEVLSDIEKSHLRTEGNPLDGTPAKTPDNFPYPLVDATPEVMLVPTPSNKERNRKPRKRKRPFDGTIVLSNEALRQGLCDASSLVHVRRKAPQTILSAWKANKISNLHTSFLEPLTPGISSELKALFTRNHFDRLEPKDPAEGPTQSDEEEFETHMNLSDDNAVSPRNAFVNPSASFMSAEATATINSNEVRFELPIEREEWPATPAASNSNGARFRTPIRSEGEEPPASGTPDFWQNLMDEEISSHEVGQWNQDRWLIRTRTVAQHLHNCFSKQEEGKQKGVLSLACLLERSTRKTCARLFHETLVLRSVGYIDVKQDSPYADILLLPTPQIKAMF
- the LOC131246304 gene encoding sister chromatid cohesion 1 protein 2-like isoform X2; its protein translation is MPEKGREGGEMFYSHCLLSRKGPLGIIWIAAHCYRKLRKQQIAETDISSSVDKIMLAEVLAFRVLGFLLIGVVRIYSKKVEYLYHDCNEALIRIRDPFISGKIGLSKEAQHTSYFPITLPESFELDAFNLEGFEDGHVNHVRPNKEITLQETWADEASQHSSMEKRSYLVYMQMLYYSEETTAHHEFQPSSLTLADNIFLPDAMDIDLEISDLHNSSGLKESREKLQSTQLHLEGCLNLDMFRGTVELLDLSQCLNEPSDCIEQIKLQEVLSDIEKSHLRTEGNPLDGTPAKTPDNFPYPLVDATPEVMLVPTPSNKERNRKPRKRKRPFDGTIVLSNEALRQGLCDASSLVHVRRKAPQTILSAWKANKISNLHTSFLEPLTPGISSELKALFTRNHFDRLEPKDPAEGPTQSDEEEFETHMNLSDDNAVSPRNAFVNPSASFMSAEATATINSNEVRFELPIEREEWPATPAASNSNGARFRTPIRSEGEEPPASGTPDFWQNLMDEEISSHEVGQWNQDRWLIRTRTVAQHLHNCFSKQEEGKQKGVLSLACLLERSTRKTCARLFHETLVLRSVGYIDVKQDSPYADILLLPTPQIKAMF
- the LOC131246304 gene encoding sister chromatid cohesion 1 protein 2-like isoform X3, encoding MPEKGREGGEMFYSHCLLSRKGPLGIIWIAAHCYRKLRKQQIAETDISSSVDKIMLAEVLAFRVLGFLLIGVVRIYSKKVEYLYHDCNEALIRIRDPFISGKIGLSKEAQHTSYFPITLPESFELDAFNLEGFEDGSHVNHVRPNKEITLQETWADEASQHSSMEKMLYYSEETTAHHEFQPSSLTLADNIFLPDAMDIDLEISDLHNSSGLKESREKLQSTQLHLEGCLNLDMFRGTVELLDLSQCLNEPSDCIEQIKLQEVLSDIEKSHLRTEGNPLDGTPAKTPDNFPYPLVDATPEVMLVPTPSNKERNRKPRKRKRPFDGTIVLSNEALRQGLCDASSLVHVRRKAPQTILSAWKANKISNLHTSFLEPLTPGISSELKALFTRNHFDRLEPKDPAEGPTQSDEEEFETHMNLSDDNAVSPRNAFVNPSASFMSAEATATINSNEVRFELPIEREEWPATPAASNSNGARFRTPIRSEGEEPPASGTPDFWQNLMDEEISSHEVGQWNQDRWLIRTRTVAQHLHNCFSKQEEGKQKGVLSLACLLERSTRKTCARLFHETLVLRSVGYIDVKQDSPYADILLLPTPQIKAMF
- the LOC131246304 gene encoding sister chromatid cohesion 1 protein 2-like isoform X1, yielding MPEKGREGGEMFYSHCLLSRKGPLGIIWIAAHCYRKLRKQQIAETDISSSVDKIMLAEVLAFRVLGFLLIGVVRIYSKKVEYLYHDCNEALIRIRDPFISGKIGLSKEAQHTSYFPITLPESFELDAFNLEGFEDGSHVNHVRPNKEITLQETWADEASQHSSMEKRSYLVYMQMLYYSEETTAHHEFQPSSLTLADNIFLPDAMDIDLEISDLHNSSGLKESREKLQSTQLHLEGCLNLDMFRGTVELLDLSQCLNEPSDCIEQIKLQEVLSDIEKSHLRTEGNPLDGTPAKTPDNFPYPLVDATPEVMLVPTPSNKERNRKPRKRKRPFDGTIVLSNEALRQGLCDASSLVHVRRKAPQTILSAWKANKISNLHTSFLEPLTPGISSELKALFTRNHFDRLEPKDPAEGPTQSDEEEFETHMNLSDDNAVSPRNAFVNPSASFMSAEATATINSNEVRFELPIEREEWPATPAASNSNGARFRTPIRSEGEEPPASGTPDFWQNLMDEEISSHEVGQWNQDRWLIRTRTVAQHLHNCFSKQEEGKQKGVLSLACLLERSTRKTCARLFHETLVLRSVGYIDVKQDSPYADILLLPTPQIKAMF